From Chryseobacterium sp. IHB B 17019, one genomic window encodes:
- a CDS encoding type 1 glutamine amidotransferase domain-containing protein, protein MKKKILFVVTSHDKKGNTGENTGYYLGEVSHPWEVLHKAGYEIDFVSPKGGTPPVDGFDLKDPVNKEFWESKDKSKIDRSLQPSQVNPDEYSTIFYAGGHGAMWDFADNKDLSNIASKIYENGGIVAAVCHGPAGLVNIKLNNGQYLVDGKKINAFTNEEESEVKLTNVVPFLLEDKLKERGAKFEKSGLWQNHVVSDQRVITGQNPQSAKSVGEAILKELNK, encoded by the coding sequence ATGAAAAAGAAAATTTTATTTGTCGTTACCAGTCATGACAAAAAAGGAAATACAGGCGAGAATACCGGATATTATCTTGGTGAAGTTTCGCATCCCTGGGAAGTCCTTCACAAGGCAGGCTACGAAATAGATTTTGTGAGTCCGAAAGGCGGAACTCCTCCCGTTGACGGCTTTGATTTGAAGGATCCCGTAAACAAAGAATTCTGGGAAAGTAAGGACAAAAGTAAAATTGACCGCTCGTTACAGCCCTCTCAGGTAAATCCTGATGAATATTCTACCATATTTTATGCTGGTGGCCACGGTGCGATGTGGGATTTTGCAGATAATAAGGATTTATCCAATATTGCTTCAAAAATTTACGAAAACGGAGGAATTGTAGCCGCTGTTTGCCACGGACCGGCCGGTTTGGTTAATATTAAACTTAATAACGGGCAATATTTGGTTGATGGCAAAAAGATCAATGCTTTTACCAACGAAGAAGAATCTGAAGTGAAATTAACGAATGTTGTTCCTTTCCTTTTGGAAGATAAATTAAAAGAAAGAGGTGCAAAATTTGAAAAATCCGGGCTTTGGCAAAATCATGTGGTGAGCGACCAAAGAGTAATTACAGGACAAAATCCTCAATCTGCAAAAAGTGTGGGTGAAGCTATTTTAAAAGAATTAAATAAATAA
- a CDS encoding putative quinol monooxygenase: MKIYLTAVIKAKEEFRTEVLDVLQNMVEQTRKEEACELYTLHQGIEDKNQFIFYEIWKSEEGLFQHNQQPYILDFGTLVDEKLQEKPQIYKTNII, encoded by the coding sequence ATGAAAATTTATCTTACCGCAGTTATAAAGGCAAAAGAAGAGTTCAGAACCGAAGTTTTGGACGTTCTTCAAAATATGGTTGAACAAACCAGAAAAGAGGAAGCCTGTGAATTGTATACGCTCCATCAGGGAATTGAGGATAAAAATCAATTTATTTTCTATGAAATCTGGAAAAGTGAAGAAGGCTTATTTCAACACAATCAGCAACCATATATTTTGGATTTCGGAACTTTAGTTGATGAAAAATTACAGGAAAAACCTCAGATTTATAAAACCAATATTATTTAA